One Pullulanibacillus sp. KACC 23026 DNA segment encodes these proteins:
- a CDS encoding L,D-transpeptidase family protein, translated as MKLIMIKISLLLLAAVNLCTCGRTEPANEDQVKSAKPMALSITALSPNPQSTNSTSIKPLLNKALTTYHSSQVMVVTARSATSSRARLTAFIYQNGTWKKVYTMPAAIGKNGITPHLQEGSKQSPSGIFTLGPAFGIGKKPDDVTIPYRQTTNQDYWVENPYSPDYNKWVTYEGDPKKRWKTFEPLRIPAYKYAVVINYNTNPIIKGKGSAIFLHVLLPEKSYTLGCTAVSESDMLTLLKWLNPSRHPLIIQGTISQLKALTNRANT; from the coding sequence ATGAAGCTCATCATGATAAAAATCAGCTTATTACTATTGGCCGCTGTTAACCTCTGCACTTGTGGTCGAACTGAACCCGCCAATGAGGATCAAGTGAAAAGTGCTAAACCAATGGCACTCTCTATAACCGCCCTATCTCCGAATCCCCAATCGACCAACAGTACTTCTATCAAACCGTTATTAAACAAAGCCTTAACCACCTATCACAGTTCTCAAGTTATGGTTGTAACCGCCCGTTCTGCAACAAGCTCTAGGGCCAGACTGACCGCTTTTATCTATCAAAACGGAACATGGAAAAAAGTTTACACGATGCCTGCCGCGATCGGTAAAAACGGCATAACCCCTCATTTACAAGAAGGAAGCAAACAATCTCCATCTGGCATCTTCACTCTTGGCCCAGCATTTGGTATAGGGAAGAAACCGGATGATGTCACCATACCTTATAGACAAACGACGAATCAAGACTATTGGGTTGAAAACCCCTATTCTCCCGACTACAACAAATGGGTCACCTATGAGGGCGACCCCAAAAAACGTTGGAAAACCTTTGAACCCCTTAGAATACCAGCCTATAAATATGCAGTGGTGATCAATTATAATACGAACCCCATCATCAAGGGGAAAGGAAGCGCCATCTTCCTTCATGTCTTATTACCAGAAAAGTCCTATACATTAGGGTGTACAGCCGTTTCTGAAAGCGATATGCTCACCTTGTTAAAATGGCTAAATCCGAGTCGCCATCCCCTGATTATTCAAGGAACAATTAGTCAGTTAAAGGCATTAACAAATAGGGCTAATACATAG
- a CDS encoding dipeptidase gives MVNYNERLLENKEAYVADLIELLSLPSISTDASHANDVRKTADWVEKRLRRAGIEEVRLMETGGHPVVYGERIESPEVPTVLFYGHFDVQPAEPIELWEHDPFVPYIDNGLLYARGASDMKANLLLPVIACEALLQSEGQLPVNVKFLFEGEEEIGSPSLGSFIEKNQQLLACDLVISADGGIGSANQPVVNIGNRGLAGLQLRVKSADVDLHSGMGGYAPNALHGLVTILDRLRDEEGRILVDGFYEDVTEISELEKGILAEGSKSLDEQMKQTGMKSSFGEPEFSPMERMLVRPTLEINGLWGGFQGQGIKTVIPHEAFAKITCRLVGKQNPAKIRDLLKTYIQKIAPSYLDIEFEDLPGEAFSYRLAPDHPSVKALQKMLALTTDTPVSFGFSGGTVPVMGLLKHNLGVDTITVGASEAGQNAHAPNEWVSLENYYRLQGIYCEFLNELSTLHLRSTL, from the coding sequence ATGGTGAATTACAATGAACGTCTACTCGAGAACAAAGAGGCCTATGTAGCCGATCTGATTGAATTGTTGAGCCTTCCAAGTATCTCTACCGATGCCAGTCATGCGAATGATGTTAGAAAGACGGCTGATTGGGTAGAAAAAAGACTAAGGCGAGCAGGAATAGAAGAGGTTCGTCTAATGGAAACAGGCGGTCATCCAGTCGTTTATGGTGAACGGATCGAATCACCAGAAGTCCCGACTGTTTTATTTTATGGTCATTTTGATGTGCAGCCGGCTGAACCTATTGAGCTGTGGGAGCATGATCCATTTGTTCCTTATATTGATAACGGTTTACTTTACGCACGCGGTGCATCTGACATGAAGGCCAACCTCTTGTTGCCGGTAATCGCTTGTGAGGCTCTCCTTCAAAGCGAAGGTCAACTGCCGGTCAATGTTAAGTTTTTATTTGAAGGCGAAGAGGAAATCGGGAGTCCATCCCTTGGCTCCTTTATTGAGAAGAATCAACAACTGCTTGCGTGTGATCTTGTCATTAGTGCAGATGGCGGTATCGGTTCAGCGAATCAGCCCGTAGTAAACATTGGGAATCGAGGACTGGCGGGATTACAGTTGAGAGTTAAGAGTGCGGACGTTGATCTTCATTCAGGTATGGGCGGTTATGCTCCCAACGCCTTGCACGGGCTTGTCACCATCTTAGATCGTTTAAGAGATGAAGAGGGACGAATACTTGTAGATGGCTTTTATGAAGATGTAACGGAGATTTCTGAGCTGGAAAAAGGAATTCTAGCGGAAGGTTCAAAGAGTCTGGATGAACAAATGAAACAAACAGGCATGAAGTCTTCATTTGGTGAACCTGAATTCTCTCCCATGGAAAGGATGCTTGTCAGACCGACATTGGAGATTAATGGGTTGTGGGGCGGCTTTCAGGGACAAGGAATTAAAACCGTTATTCCTCACGAGGCATTTGCTAAGATTACTTGCCGTCTAGTCGGAAAACAGAACCCTGCTAAAATCCGTGACCTTTTGAAAACGTATATTCAGAAGATTGCTCCTTCATATCTAGATATCGAGTTTGAGGACTTACCTGGAGAAGCCTTTTCTTATCGCTTAGCACCAGACCACCCAAGTGTTAAGGCGCTGCAAAAGATGTTAGCTCTAACCACTGATACCCCTGTCAGCTTTGGGTTCTCAGGGGGGACTGTCCCTGTTATGGGCTTATTAAAGCATAATCTTGGTGTAGATACCATAACTGTAGGGGCATCTGAGGCTGGACAGAATGCTCATGCTCCTAATGAATGGGTAAGTTTGGAAAATTACTACCGGCTTCAAGGCATTTATTGTGAATTTCTTAATGAGTTATCGACCTTACATCTTCGATCAACTTTGTGA
- a CDS encoding ribonucleoside-diphosphate reductase subunit alpha encodes MRGLNDCTLLPFYIIHSGYPLSGFLFRKGGSKMNRTLNLPNSLNKEWNEVQIRELIERIGEEFPKLNLQEFTNVVLRDLSEKHSFEHGTVTNQLILRSLERIDIDQPDWTFFASRIYLDHLYRSAAINRGYDPALKYGSFYHLISQLSSLGIYKKELIECYSRDEVNELETFINPDKDKLFNYIGLRTLADRYLSRDFDGAVFELPQERFMIISMTLMMKEPKSKRLSLIKEAYWALSNLYMTVATPTFANAGKSTGQLSSCFIDSVEDSLDGIMMNDMDVARLSKNGGGLGVYLGNIRSAGSDIQNYKGMASGILPWMKQLNDIAVNVDQLGQRQGAIAVYTDVWHMDILAFLDAKLNNGDERQRTHDLFTGVCLPDLFMEQVEKRGDWYLFDPHQVEKVMGFKLQDFYDEERGQGSFRTRYWECVNHPELTKKQLPAIEIMKKIMISQLETGTPYMFYRDEVNRMNANQHSGMIYCSNLCTEITQNMSPTTISEELVTEEGKIVVVKEPGDFVVCNLSSISLARAVKANVLERLISIQVRMLDNVIDINRLPVLQAQLTNQKYRAIGLGTFGWAHLLAIKGILWESDESVDYANELYEEIAYYTIKSSMELAKEKAPYPAFQHSDWQTGAYFTKRGYCNDNSRFDWEALKAEVRINGIRNGYLMAVAPNSTTAIIGGSSSGIDPIFNLFYSEEKKNYKIPVTAPDLDHRTYYYYMNSIGHLIDQKWSIKQTAARQQHIDQALSFNLYVQNTIKAKDLLDLHLLAWKNHLKTTYYTRSSSSEIENCEWCES; translated from the coding sequence ATGAGAGGTTTGAACGATTGCACGCTTCTTCCCTTTTATATTATCCACTCAGGTTATCCTCTGAGTGGTTTTTTATTTAGAAAAGGAGGAAGCAAAATGAACAGGACCCTAAATCTACCGAACTCTCTTAACAAAGAATGGAATGAGGTGCAAATAAGAGAGTTGATTGAAAGAATTGGAGAAGAATTTCCTAAGCTTAATCTTCAGGAATTTACAAATGTCGTGTTACGCGATCTTTCTGAAAAACATTCATTTGAACATGGCACCGTCACTAATCAATTAATATTAAGGTCCTTAGAACGGATTGACATTGACCAGCCTGATTGGACCTTCTTTGCCTCAAGAATCTATCTTGACCATCTGTACCGATCGGCCGCCATTAACAGAGGCTATGATCCTGCCCTTAAATATGGCTCTTTTTATCACTTAATCAGTCAATTATCATCCTTAGGCATTTATAAAAAAGAGTTGATTGAATGCTATTCTCGTGATGAAGTGAACGAATTGGAAACTTTCATCAATCCCGATAAAGATAAATTGTTTAATTATATCGGCTTACGCACATTAGCCGATCGTTATTTAAGCCGGGATTTTGATGGAGCTGTTTTCGAGCTGCCGCAAGAGCGATTTATGATCATCTCCATGACATTGATGATGAAAGAACCTAAGTCCAAGCGGCTTTCTCTAATAAAAGAAGCGTATTGGGCACTTTCCAATTTGTATATGACAGTGGCCACCCCCACTTTTGCAAACGCAGGAAAAAGCACAGGACAGTTAAGCTCATGCTTTATTGATTCCGTTGAAGACAGCTTAGATGGAATCATGATGAACGATATGGACGTCGCCCGTTTATCCAAAAATGGCGGAGGTCTCGGAGTCTACCTCGGGAATATTCGATCGGCAGGCTCAGACATTCAAAACTATAAAGGGATGGCTTCTGGCATCCTCCCATGGATGAAACAATTGAATGATATAGCGGTCAATGTCGATCAGCTTGGCCAGAGACAGGGAGCCATTGCAGTCTATACCGATGTCTGGCACATGGATATTTTAGCCTTCTTAGATGCTAAATTAAACAATGGCGATGAGCGGCAAAGGACCCATGATCTCTTCACAGGTGTTTGCTTGCCTGACCTTTTCATGGAACAGGTGGAGAAACGCGGAGATTGGTATCTGTTTGACCCGCATCAGGTTGAAAAAGTGATGGGATTTAAATTACAGGATTTTTATGACGAAGAACGGGGTCAGGGGTCTTTTAGAACAAGATATTGGGAATGCGTCAATCACCCTGAATTAACGAAAAAACAACTGCCAGCCATTGAAATCATGAAAAAAATCATGATCAGTCAGCTTGAAACCGGCACTCCTTATATGTTTTACAGGGATGAAGTCAATCGCATGAATGCCAACCAGCACTCCGGCATGATCTACTGCAGCAATCTCTGCACAGAAATCACTCAAAACATGAGTCCGACGACAATTTCGGAGGAGTTGGTCACTGAAGAAGGAAAAATTGTGGTGGTGAAAGAGCCTGGTGATTTCGTTGTATGTAATCTAAGCTCCATCAGTCTCGCCCGCGCCGTTAAGGCAAATGTGTTGGAGCGCCTCATTTCTATACAAGTTCGAATGCTTGATAATGTTATAGATATCAACCGATTACCTGTTCTGCAAGCACAACTGACCAATCAAAAATACCGTGCCATTGGGCTAGGGACCTTTGGCTGGGCACACTTACTTGCAATCAAAGGAATCTTATGGGAAAGCGACGAATCCGTTGATTATGCCAACGAGCTCTATGAAGAAATCGCTTATTACACAATTAAATCAAGTATGGAATTGGCTAAGGAAAAAGCCCCTTACCCCGCTTTTCAGCATTCAGACTGGCAGACAGGAGCCTATTTCACCAAACGCGGTTACTGTAACGACAACAGTCGATTTGATTGGGAGGCATTAAAAGCAGAAGTTCGTATCAATGGAATCCGAAACGGCTATTTAATGGCAGTTGCTCCGAATTCAACGACGGCCATTATTGGCGGCAGCTCTTCTGGCATTGATCCAATATTTAACCTCTTCTATTCTGAAGAAAAGAAAAACTATAAAATACCAGTTACAGCACCCGATTTGGATCATCGTACTTATTACTATTATATGAACTCGATCGGTCACCTGATTGACCAAAAATGGAGCATTAAACAAACGGCTGCCCGTCAACAACATATAGATCAAGCCCTATCGTTTAACCTTTACGTGCAAAACACGATAAAAGCGAAAGACCTGCTTGACCTGCATTTATTGGCGTGGAAAAACCATTTGAAAACAACCTACTATACACGCTCGAGTTCTTCAGAAATCGAAAATTGCGAATGGTGCGAAAGCTGA
- a CDS encoding ribonucleotide-diphosphate reductase subunit beta has translation MTTLLKKRRLMDPEAPNQSTGIVNGKSSNVLNWDDTRFPWAYNRYKSMLANFWTPFEINMQSDRKQFPQLTAEEQESFLKIIGLLALLDSIQTDYAGKAADYLTDSSLSALMVVLAFQEVVHNQSYSYVLSSLVDKAEQDRVFDFWKTEPTLRQRNDFVVSGYQAFVEQPTIEHFLKSIVYDVILEGLFFYSGFAFFYHLARNQKMVSTSTMINYINRDEQIHVGLFVSIFKEVLKENPAYDTVELYQFIETTFKKAVELEIEWANTIIGSHISGLSIQDVSDYIKFTANTRCQQLGAQKLYPEITHNPMRWIKAYAEVDLGKSDFFEQKSRQYTKANQIDNGFDEL, from the coding sequence ATGACTACTTTACTTAAGAAACGACGCCTAATGGACCCGGAAGCTCCGAATCAATCGACTGGAATTGTAAACGGGAAAAGCTCGAATGTCTTAAACTGGGACGATACACGGTTTCCTTGGGCTTATAATCGCTACAAATCCATGCTGGCCAATTTTTGGACACCCTTTGAAATTAATATGCAGAGCGATAGAAAGCAATTTCCCCAACTAACTGCTGAAGAACAGGAATCATTTCTTAAAATCATTGGCTTACTTGCTCTCTTGGATAGCATTCAAACCGACTATGCCGGAAAAGCCGCCGACTACCTCACCGATTCAAGCTTAAGTGCCCTTATGGTGGTTTTGGCCTTTCAAGAAGTCGTCCATAATCAGAGTTACAGTTATGTGTTAAGCAGTTTAGTGGATAAGGCTGAACAGGATCGTGTTTTTGATTTTTGGAAAACCGAACCCACTTTGCGACAGCGTAATGATTTCGTTGTCAGCGGCTATCAAGCTTTTGTTGAACAACCTACCATCGAGCATTTTCTCAAATCCATTGTCTATGATGTGATACTAGAAGGGCTGTTCTTTTATAGCGGGTTTGCCTTCTTCTATCATTTAGCTCGAAATCAGAAAATGGTCTCAACGAGCACTATGATCAATTACATCAACCGCGACGAACAGATTCATGTCGGCCTGTTTGTCAGTATCTTTAAAGAGGTTTTAAAAGAAAATCCAGCCTATGATACAGTAGAGCTTTATCAATTTATAGAGACTACATTTAAAAAAGCAGTAGAACTTGAAATCGAATGGGCGAATACGATAATCGGTTCACACATTAGCGGATTATCCATTCAGGACGTTTCGGATTATATCAAGTTCACTGCCAATACTAGATGTCAACAATTAGGCGCTCAGAAGCTTTATCCAGAGATCACCCATAACCCCATGCGCTGGATAAAAGCTTATGCAGAGGTCGATCTTGGGAAAAGCGACTTTTTCGAACAAAAATCGCGACAATATACGAAGGCCAATCAAATTGATAACGGGTTTGATGAGCTGTAA